In the Catharus ustulatus isolate bCatUst1 chromosome 18, bCatUst1.pri.v2, whole genome shotgun sequence genome, one interval contains:
- the SLC25A1 gene encoding tricarboxylate transport protein, mitochondrial has product MPAPAAPRSLAAAAPDGKAKLTHPGKAILAGGLAGGIEICITFPTEYVKTQLQLDEKANPPRYKGIGDCVKQTVRSHGVLGLYRGLSSLLYGSIPKAAVRFGTFEFLSNQMRDEQGRLDSTRGLICGLGAGVAEAVAVVCPMETVKVKFIHDQTSPNPKYRGFFHGVREIVREQGLKGTYQGLTATVLKQGSNQAIRFFVMTSLKNWYKGDNPNKPMNPFITGVFGALAGAASVFGNTPLDVVKTRMQGLEAHRYKNTWDCAYQIMKHEGPLAFYKGTVPRLGRVCLDVAIVFIIYDEVVKFLNKVWKTD; this is encoded by the exons GTGGCCTGGCTGGAGGGATCGAGATCTGCATCACATTCCCCACTGAGTATGTGAagacacagctgcagctggatgaGAAGGCAAACCCTCCCCGCTACAAGGGCATTG GGGACTGTGTGAAGCAGACTGTCCGTTCCCATGGCGTCCTGGGGCTGTACCGGGGGCTCAGCTCGCTGCTCTACGGTTCCATCCCCAAGGCTGCTGTCAG GTTCGGAACGTTCGAGTTCCTCAGCAACCAGATGAGAGACGAGCAGGGGCGGCTGGACAGCACGCGGGGCCTCATCTGCGGGCTGGGGGCTGGCGTGGCCGAGGCTGTGGCCGTGGTCTGCCCCATGGAGACTGTGAAG GTGAAGTTTATCCATGACCAGACCTCTCCCAACCCCAAATACCGTGGTTTCTTCCATGGCGTCCGGGAGATCGTTCGGGAACAGG GACTGAAGGGGACCTACCAGGGCTTAACTGCAACTGTCCTCAAGCAAGGATCAAACCAGGCCATCCGCTTCTTCGTCATGACCTCCCTCAAGAACTGGTACAAAG GGGACAATCCCAACAAGCCCATGAACCCCTTCATAACAGGGGTGTTTGGAGCCCTTGCTGGAGCTGCGAGTGTCTTCGGCAACACACCTTTGGATGTGGTGAAGACCAGGATGCAG GGGCTGGAAGCACACAGGTACAAGAACACCTGGGACTGCGCCTACCAGATCATGAAACACGAAGGGCCCCTGGC GTTTTACAAGGGTACAGTGCCTCGCTTGGGCCGTGTGTGTCTTGACGTGGCCATCGTCTTCATCATCTACGATGAGGTGGTCAAATTCCTCAACAAGGTGTGGAAAACGGACTGA